From Nonlabens sp. Ci31, the proteins below share one genomic window:
- the acs gene encoding acetate--CoA ligase produces MSNYHIKHLEEYYQVYRKSVNNPEAFWEEIAEEHFLWRKKWDQVLSWDFKKPEVKWFEGAKLNITENCIDRHLATRGDKTAILFEPNDPKEAPQHITYRELYHRVNKFANVLKAKGIKKGDRICIYLPMIPELAISILACARIGAIHSVVFAGFSSIAIATRIKDSDCKMVITSDGSYRGAKTIDLKGIVDEALKDCSCVESVLVAKRIHTEISMKEGRDEWLQPLLDEASTELVATVMDAEDPLFILYTSGSTGMPKGMVHTTAGYMVYSAYTFKNVFQYKENDVYWCTADIGWITGHSYIVYGPLANGATTLMFEGVPSYPDYGRFWEIVEKHQVTQFYTAPTAIRALAKEGVEHVEKYDLSSLKVLGTVGEPINEEAWHWYDDNIGKKKSPIVDTWWQTETGGIMITPIPYVTPTKPTYATLPFIGIQPALLDEHGKEINGNQVDGRLCIKFPWPGIARTIWGNHQRYKDTYFSAFENMYFTGDGALRDEVGYYRITGRVDDVIIVSGHNLGTAPIEDAINEHPAVSESAIVGFPHDVKGNALYGYVTLKETGESRNHDNLRKEINQIITEQIGPIAKLDKIQFTESLPKTRSGKIMRRILRKIAGNDTSDLGDTSTLLNPECVQDIMDKVL; encoded by the coding sequence ATGAGTAATTATCATATAAAACACCTAGAAGAATATTATCAAGTATATAGAAAATCAGTAAATAACCCTGAAGCATTTTGGGAAGAAATTGCCGAAGAACACTTTCTATGGCGCAAGAAATGGGACCAAGTTTTAAGTTGGGACTTTAAAAAACCAGAAGTAAAATGGTTTGAAGGTGCAAAATTAAACATTACAGAAAACTGCATCGATAGACATCTCGCTACTAGAGGCGATAAAACAGCCATCCTATTTGAACCTAACGATCCTAAAGAAGCTCCTCAACATATTACTTATAGAGAATTATACCATCGTGTCAATAAGTTTGCAAATGTGCTGAAAGCTAAAGGAATTAAAAAAGGGGATCGCATATGTATTTATTTACCTATGATTCCAGAGTTAGCTATCTCCATATTAGCTTGCGCGCGCATAGGAGCCATACATTCTGTGGTATTTGCAGGTTTTTCTTCGATTGCAATTGCTACCAGAATTAAGGATAGCGATTGTAAAATGGTCATCACATCAGATGGATCCTATCGCGGTGCAAAAACAATCGATTTAAAAGGAATTGTAGATGAGGCCTTAAAAGATTGTAGCTGTGTAGAAAGTGTTTTAGTTGCCAAACGCATACATACAGAAATCAGTATGAAAGAAGGTCGTGATGAATGGTTGCAGCCTTTGTTAGACGAGGCTTCAACAGAGCTTGTCGCTACCGTTATGGATGCAGAAGATCCTTTATTCATCTTATATACCTCTGGTTCTACTGGCATGCCCAAAGGAATGGTGCATACCACAGCTGGCTATATGGTGTATAGCGCCTATACTTTTAAGAATGTATTTCAATATAAAGAAAATGATGTGTATTGGTGTACGGCAGACATAGGTTGGATCACTGGACACAGTTATATAGTTTATGGCCCGTTAGCAAACGGAGCAACAACCCTTATGTTTGAAGGCGTACCAAGCTATCCAGATTATGGACGCTTTTGGGAAATTGTAGAAAAACATCAAGTGACTCAATTCTATACAGCTCCTACAGCTATTAGAGCACTTGCAAAAGAAGGTGTGGAACACGTCGAAAAGTATGATTTATCATCTTTAAAAGTTTTAGGAACCGTAGGAGAACCTATTAATGAAGAGGCATGGCACTGGTATGACGATAACATCGGAAAGAAAAAATCGCCTATTGTGGATACGTGGTGGCAAACTGAAACTGGCGGTATTATGATAACACCTATTCCATATGTGACACCAACAAAACCTACTTACGCCACCTTACCATTTATAGGTATTCAACCCGCATTGTTAGATGAACATGGCAAAGAAATAAACGGTAATCAAGTAGATGGCCGTTTGTGCATAAAATTCCCATGGCCTGGTATCGCAAGAACTATCTGGGGAAATCACCAACGTTATAAAGACACTTATTTCTCTGCTTTTGAAAACATGTACTTTACAGGAGATGGCGCATTGAGAGATGAAGTAGGTTATTACAGAATAACCGGTCGTGTAGATGATGTAATTATAGTCTCTGGACATAATCTGGGCACAGCTCCTATAGAAGATGCTATAAATGAACATCCAGCAGTTTCTGAAAGTGCTATAGTAGGTTTCCCACATGATGTCAAAGGAAACGCATTGTATGGATATGTAACCTTAAAAGAAACTGGAGAAAGCAGAAACCACGATAATTTAAGAAAAGAAATCAATCAAATTATTACCGAACAAATCGGGCCCATTGCAAAACTTGATAAAATCCAATTTACGGAAAGTTTACCTAAAACTCGTTCTGGGAAAATAATGCGTCGCATACTTAGAAAAATAGCAGGAAACGACACAAGCGATCTGGGTGACACGAGTACACTATTGAATCCAGAATGTGTACAAGATATTATGGACAAGGTTTTATAA